In Limisalsivibrio acetivorans, one genomic interval encodes:
- a CDS encoding ABC transporter ATP-binding protein produces the protein MIRVDNICKTFNPGTVNENRAIDGVSLDIKKGDFITVIGGNGSGKSTLLNLIAGYLRPDTGSIFIDDVDVSNVNDYKRATYIGIVFQDPLSGTAKSLSIEENMAIAMKRGQKRWFGMGVKSRDREFYKEHLAMLDLGLEDRLKDKAGLLSGGQRQALTLLMATLVQPKILLLDEHTAALDPKTADKILKLTEKLVREYNLTTLMVTHNMKQALSLGTRTVMMHGGRPVLDIEGEERSGLTIKDLLEMFSRQWGEESIDGRMLI, from the coding sequence ATGATACGTGTTGATAATATATGCAAAACCTTCAATCCAGGAACGGTTAATGAGAACAGGGCGATAGACGGCGTAAGCCTAGATATAAAGAAGGGTGACTTCATCACCGTTATCGGCGGCAACGGCTCCGGTAAATCAACCCTTCTGAACCTCATTGCGGGATATCTCCGCCCCGATACTGGGAGCATATTCATCGATGATGTGGATGTTTCCAACGTAAACGATTATAAGCGTGCGACATATATCGGCATAGTTTTTCAGGATCCCCTCAGCGGAACAGCCAAATCCCTCAGCATAGAGGAGAATATGGCCATCGCAATGAAGCGTGGCCAGAAACGCTGGTTCGGTATGGGGGTTAAAAGCCGTGACAGGGAGTTCTACAAGGAACACCTTGCCATGCTGGATCTGGGGCTTGAGGACAGGCTTAAGGATAAGGCTGGACTCCTCTCCGGTGGACAGCGTCAGGCGCTGACACTGCTCATGGCAACCCTTGTTCAACCCAAGATTCTGCTACTTGATGAGCATACTGCGGCCCTTGACCCGAAAACTGCGGACAAGATCCTGAAGCTCACCGAGAAGCTGGTCAGGGAATATAACCTCACCACACTTATGGTTACCCACAACATGAAGCAGGCACTCAGCCTGGGCACAAGAACGGTTATGATGCACGGCGGAAGACCTGTTCTTGATATAGAGGGTGAGGAACGCTCCGGACTCACCATAAAGGATCTGCTCGAGATGTTCAGCAGGCAATGGGGCGAGGAATCCATCGACGGCCGGATGCTTATATAA
- a CDS encoding NRDE family protein: MCLIIFSYKQHPQYKLVFAANRDEFHYRLTKEAGWWEPGRDILGGIDIEAGGTWLGITRTGRFAALTNFRSPDEKKENMRSRGMLTKEFLTCDVSVEEYTDKLEAEAKEFNGYNLIYGDIDHLHYFSNRGKTPAAIPEGLHGLSNALLNDPWPKVMRGKVGMAKILQQESITAEQLMLMLKDEVKPPDEELPETGVPKDWERSLSPMFIRAGEYGTRASTVILIDYDNNVHFHERTFTPDGKITDIKEEFRIQS; this comes from the coding sequence ATGTGCCTGATTATTTTCTCCTACAAACAGCACCCGCAGTATAAGCTGGTCTTTGCGGCGAACAGGGATGAGTTCCACTACCGCCTTACCAAAGAGGCGGGATGGTGGGAACCCGGAAGAGACATCCTCGGCGGAATCGACATAGAAGCCGGAGGGACATGGCTAGGAATAACCCGTACAGGGCGTTTTGCAGCCCTCACCAACTTCCGCAGTCCCGATGAAAAGAAAGAGAATATGCGCTCAAGGGGTATGCTCACCAAGGAGTTTCTAACATGCGATGTCAGCGTGGAAGAGTATACTGACAAACTTGAAGCGGAAGCAAAGGAATTCAACGGTTACAACCTTATATACGGTGATATTGATCACCTTCATTATTTCTCCAACAGGGGGAAAACACCCGCCGCAATCCCCGAAGGACTGCACGGTCTTAGCAACGCTCTGCTCAACGACCCGTGGCCTAAGGTTATGAGGGGTAAGGTTGGAATGGCAAAGATTCTCCAACAGGAAAGCATCACTGCCGAACAGCTCATGCTTATGCTGAAAGATGAGGTTAAGCCACCGGATGAGGAGCTACCCGAAACAGGTGTCCCGAAGGACTGGGAACGCTCTCTCTCCCCCATGTTCATTCGTGCAGGTGAATATGGAACAAGAGCCTCAACGGTAATCCTCATAGACTACGACAATAATGTGCACTTCCATGAAAGAACCTTTACTCCGGACGGTAAGATTACTGATATAAAAGAAGAGTTCCGGATACAGAGCTGA
- a CDS encoding alkaline phosphatase — MNKFALRMLTAIMLVAVFTAGAWAKAPKYVFYFIGDGLGASQRQVAEYYAQQVKGDKNYKLIMNTFPVAGINTTNSTDSLVTDSAAAGTALATGYKTNNGVISKLPDGRDVKSLIEVAETKGWVTGIASTTRLTHATPAVFASHNESRGNENEIAADMADAGVEYIAGGGYRHFVSKDSHLKSKRKSGDVVSVLKDMGYVTYVGEKASMPFRNFKPNGQKVFAGLTYSHMPYEVDRMNTNDIPSIAELTAKGIEVLSQHNKPFFFMIEGGRIDHACHANDVAGSVHDTLAFNAAVEEAYSFYKQHPEETLIVVVGDHETGGLGLGFAKNYFLKTEAINAQKASVDDKLSKAYTGDEDAFFAYLEKNFGLNDLSDRERMDLKIAMKVQDKSEGGKSAYGYTPTQIAVAHLMSERANVQWTTFAHTATQIPMSAIGVGAERFGGFKDNTQIAHSMAELLGFRLSSYNVASK, encoded by the coding sequence ATGAACAAATTCGCTCTTCGTATGCTCACAGCCATTATGCTCGTTGCTGTTTTCACAGCAGGTGCCTGGGCAAAGGCTCCCAAGTATGTTTTCTACTTTATCGGCGACGGCCTCGGTGCATCCCAGCGTCAGGTTGCTGAGTACTATGCTCAGCAGGTTAAGGGTGACAAGAACTATAAGCTCATCATGAATACGTTCCCCGTGGCAGGAATAAACACTACCAACTCAACGGATTCACTCGTAACAGACTCCGCCGCGGCTGGAACCGCCCTTGCAACAGGGTACAAAACAAACAACGGCGTTATCTCCAAACTCCCCGACGGACGTGATGTAAAAAGCCTTATAGAAGTGGCTGAAACCAAGGGCTGGGTTACAGGTATTGCATCCACTACACGCCTTACCCACGCTACTCCCGCTGTTTTCGCTTCCCACAACGAAAGTAGAGGAAACGAGAACGAAATCGCCGCTGATATGGCTGATGCAGGCGTTGAATACATCGCTGGCGGCGGCTACAGGCACTTCGTAAGCAAAGACAGCCATCTCAAGTCCAAGAGAAAAAGCGGCGATGTTGTCTCCGTGCTCAAGGATATGGGATATGTGACATACGTTGGCGAAAAGGCCTCCATGCCCTTCCGCAACTTTAAGCCCAACGGCCAAAAAGTATTTGCAGGCCTTACATACAGCCACATGCCCTACGAAGTGGACAGGATGAACACAAACGATATACCCAGCATCGCAGAGCTCACAGCGAAGGGTATCGAGGTTCTCTCACAGCACAACAAGCCCTTCTTCTTTATGATTGAAGGTGGAAGGATCGACCACGCCTGCCACGCCAACGATGTTGCAGGGTCTGTACACGATACCCTCGCTTTCAACGCAGCCGTTGAAGAGGCTTACTCATTCTATAAGCAGCACCCTGAGGAAACCCTCATCGTTGTAGTTGGTGACCATGAAACGGGCGGTCTCGGACTCGGCTTCGCAAAGAACTATTTCCTCAAGACAGAAGCCATCAACGCTCAGAAGGCTTCCGTGGACGATAAGCTTTCAAAGGCTTATACAGGTGACGAGGATGCTTTCTTCGCATACCTTGAGAAGAACTTCGGTCTTAACGACCTCTCCGACAGGGAGAGGATGGATCTCAAGATCGCCATGAAGGTTCAGGATAAGAGCGAAGGCGGAAAATCCGCATACGGCTACACACCCACTCAGATAGCAGTTGCTCACCTTATGTCCGAAAGGGCAAACGTTCAGTGGACAACCTTCGCCCACACAGCTACCCAGATCCCCATGTCTGCCATAGGTGTTGGTGCTGAAAGGTTCGGCGGTTTCAAGGATAACACGCAGATCGCCCATTCCATGGCTGAACTGCTCGGTTTCAGGCTTTCCAGCTACAATGTAGCTTCCAAGTAA
- a CDS encoding YibE/F family protein, with the protein MKRVFPPLFVLVLIALFTFLLTNTDEQNENVIEAKGVVISVDNSEVVNTGIGRIGFQLAEVMLTGSRFKGERVTAINNLLGQMEMDEFYEPGDKLITALLVQNGEIRDAKTINRYRQGWELGLFGVFVVLLIVYARFIGLKALLSFVASLYILWKIFIPGLLGGGEPIFYTVVTLSLLTFVIIFSVAGFTKKGVAAFLGTITGLAAAIAVTVFFGSRLGLMGMTQPFAQTLVLSGHMDLDMLRIFYASVIIGASGAAMDIAMDVAASMDEIKAKRPDIAMKELILSGFNVGRAVVGTMTTTLLLAYSGGYLTLIMLFVSRETSFMRIMNFKLVAAEVFRTLTGSIGLVLVAPVTALIAGWILTMAGADKEEIESAETDS; encoded by the coding sequence ATGAAAAGGGTTTTTCCCCCTCTCTTTGTTCTGGTTCTCATCGCTCTATTCACCTTTCTCCTTACAAACACCGATGAGCAGAATGAGAATGTAATCGAGGCAAAGGGTGTTGTTATATCCGTGGATAACTCGGAGGTTGTTAATACGGGCATAGGGAGGATAGGCTTCCAGCTTGCAGAGGTTATGCTGACCGGTTCCAGATTCAAGGGTGAGAGGGTTACAGCGATAAACAACCTGCTCGGTCAGATGGAGATGGATGAGTTCTACGAGCCGGGGGATAAGCTGATTACGGCACTACTCGTTCAAAATGGAGAAATACGTGATGCAAAAACCATCAATCGATACAGGCAGGGCTGGGAGCTTGGGCTCTTCGGAGTGTTTGTGGTTCTGCTTATCGTTTATGCCAGGTTTATAGGTCTAAAGGCGCTACTTTCCTTCGTTGCTTCTCTATATATCCTCTGGAAGATATTCATCCCCGGACTGCTGGGTGGGGGTGAGCCGATATTTTACACCGTTGTGACACTTTCTCTGCTGACCTTTGTTATCATATTCTCAGTGGCGGGTTTTACAAAGAAAGGTGTGGCAGCGTTTTTAGGTACAATAACGGGGCTTGCAGCGGCTATTGCCGTTACGGTATTCTTTGGAAGCAGGCTCGGTCTTATGGGGATGACACAGCCCTTCGCCCAGACACTTGTACTGTCCGGGCATATGGATCTAGACATGCTCAGGATCTTTTACGCATCGGTTATCATCGGGGCATCCGGCGCGGCAATGGATATTGCCATGGATGTGGCCGCCTCTATGGATGAAATAAAGGCGAAACGTCCCGACATCGCCATGAAGGAGCTTATTCTGTCTGGATTTAATGTGGGTAGAGCTGTGGTGGGAACCATGACAACAACGCTTCTCCTCGCATATTCCGGCGGATATCTCACCCTGATAATGCTTTTCGTATCGAGGGAGACCTCCTTCATGAGAATAATGAATTTCAAGCTCGTGGCCGCTGAGGTGTTCCGCACCCTTACAGGGAGCATCGGACTGGTTCTGGTGGCACCTGTGACAGCTCTCATAGCGGGGTGGATACTAACAATGGCCGGGGCGGACAAAGAGGAGATTGAGAGTGCTGAAACTGATTCATGA
- a CDS encoding IMPACT family protein, translated as MKGLYTVSKASEACVEIKKSQFIAYLFPYASFNEAMENIRGKHPKGRHYVWAYRTINDNGQIEENSSDDGEPKNTSGKPTLKAMEGHSLIECAIITVRYFGGIKLGTGGLVRAYNDAAQSVIGSAQLISMDSLYTESITVPYDRIQPLEYLIEKEGLTILDRSFDALTATFKLQGEENRFAEVRELEI; from the coding sequence ATGAAGGGACTCTACACCGTATCCAAAGCCAGCGAGGCTTGCGTTGAGATCAAAAAATCCCAGTTCATCGCCTACCTCTTCCCTTACGCTTCTTTCAATGAGGCAATGGAGAATATACGGGGAAAACATCCCAAAGGGCGGCACTACGTCTGGGCGTACCGCACAATAAACGATAACGGCCAGATTGAAGAAAATTCCAGCGACGACGGCGAACCTAAAAATACGTCGGGCAAACCAACTCTTAAGGCGATGGAAGGGCATTCACTCATAGAATGTGCCATTATCACAGTGCGCTACTTCGGCGGCATAAAGCTTGGCACGGGAGGATTGGTTCGTGCATACAACGATGCTGCACAGAGTGTTATAGGCTCTGCACAGCTTATATCCATGGACTCTCTCTACACGGAAAGCATAACAGTCCCCTACGACAGGATACAGCCCCTTGAATACCTCATTGAAAAGGAGGGGCTTACAATTCTTGATCGCTCCTTCGACGCCCTCACAGCAACCTTCAAGCTTCAGGGTGAAGAGAACAGGTTTGCCGAGGTCAGAGAACTGGAAATATAG
- a CDS encoding VOC family protein codes for MDFRMVHTNINVLDLDKSVKFFEEALGLKEARRFEQPEGKFILVYLEDGKSDCQIELTWLRDRNEPYNHGDNDLHIAFVVDDFEAAHKKHKDMDCIVFENMEMGIYFIKDPNGYWLEIIPADK; via the coding sequence ATGGATTTCAGAATGGTACACACCAATATCAATGTTCTAGATCTAGATAAGTCAGTTAAGTTCTTCGAAGAAGCACTCGGCCTGAAAGAGGCCAGAAGGTTTGAACAACCCGAAGGGAAGTTTATCCTTGTTTACCTTGAGGACGGGAAGTCAGACTGTCAGATAGAGCTTACATGGCTCAGAGACCGGAATGAGCCCTATAATCACGGCGATAATGATCTGCATATAGCCTTCGTTGTGGACGATTTCGAAGCCGCCCATAAGAAGCACAAGGATATGGACTGTATCGTATTCGAGAATATGGAGATGGGAATCTACTTCATAAAGGATCCCAACGGATACTGGCTGGAGATTATCCCTGCAGATAAGTAA
- a CDS encoding Bug family tripartite tricarboxylate transporter substrate binding protein: MKDLLNGAEISRRNFLRNSLVGAGALMAASSGFPVFAEDFPSKPINHIVPAKAGGGWDRSSRVLAEAWEPVLGQPVKFSFSPGASGQIGFGKIRAAKPDGYTTIMMTISMQAMVVKYGKPAADFNDIGFVGNVISDPDCVLIHKDSPWNNLDEFVDHVRNAKEPVTISASHPIASNTFAARVFLELIGGNAKIVPFDGGSAARKALAGKHVDACIAPFFSASNLKEFIKGIGIFNTKNPAPHIWEMPPVNEVLDVTVPNFVEPFAFHIRRDVEKKYPDRYAKLVDTFKEAHFSKKAREKAASIGMGDFMDYWSPSECEAFLKDFQSTLNKYGHLVTK; encoded by the coding sequence ATGAAAGATTTATTAAACGGTGCTGAAATCTCAAGAAGAAATTTCCTCAGAAACAGCCTGGTGGGTGCAGGAGCACTCATGGCAGCAAGCAGCGGTTTCCCAGTTTTTGCAGAAGATTTCCCATCGAAACCAATCAATCACATTGTTCCTGCAAAAGCCGGAGGCGGATGGGACCGTTCCAGCCGTGTTCTGGCAGAAGCATGGGAGCCTGTGCTTGGTCAACCTGTTAAGTTCTCCTTCTCACCAGGAGCAAGCGGACAGATAGGTTTCGGCAAGATTAGAGCTGCTAAACCTGACGGCTACACAACCATTATGATGACAATAAGCATGCAGGCAATGGTTGTTAAGTATGGCAAACCTGCAGCAGACTTTAACGATATCGGATTCGTGGGCAATGTTATTAGCGACCCCGATTGTGTACTGATACATAAAGATTCACCATGGAACAATCTTGATGAATTCGTTGACCATGTGAGAAATGCTAAAGAGCCTGTTACCATAAGTGCTAGTCACCCTATTGCTTCGAACACTTTTGCTGCAAGAGTGTTTCTTGAGCTTATCGGCGGAAATGCAAAAATCGTACCCTTTGACGGCGGTTCTGCTGCAAGAAAAGCCCTCGCAGGAAAACACGTCGATGCATGTATAGCACCCTTCTTTAGTGCATCTAATCTTAAAGAATTCATTAAAGGTATCGGAATTTTCAACACAAAGAACCCTGCTCCTCACATATGGGAAATGCCGCCTGTGAACGAAGTGCTTGATGTTACCGTTCCCAACTTCGTTGAGCCGTTTGCCTTTCATATCAGAAGAGATGTAGAGAAGAAATATCCTGACAGGTATGCAAAACTTGTGGACACATTCAAAGAAGCTCACTTCTCTAAGAAGGCACGTGAAAAGGCGGCTTCCATCGGCATGGGTGACTTCATGGATTACTGGAGCCCTTCTGAATGCGAAGCATTCCTTAAAGACTTTCAGTCTACACTAAACAAATACGGACATTTAGTGACAAAATGA
- a CDS encoding DUF6282 family protein, with protein MEIISISGAYDLHIHTDPSLFNRMADDLEMAERCMKDGLAGIMLKKHLAPSTIGAYHANKLYDIEVYGGIVLNRAVGGINPVATETAVKMGGKQIWMPTMDSAAHSKRYGSPGQHGAHGSVLETSYEPISILDSEGNLIQQAEEVMAIAKNHDAIVGTAHISREEVLALGDLAKRMEFKKLLITHPDFEPPNLNDEDIERLISQGAVIEICAGNLYPIPGMGSFENHIEMIKKHGPENFIISSDGGQWRKPWPSEILRIYGQCLSDKGIPKRDIEIMWRDNCQRLLSV; from the coding sequence ATGGAAATTATCAGTATCTCAGGGGCTTACGATCTGCATATTCACACAGATCCATCTCTTTTCAACCGGATGGCGGATGATCTGGAGATGGCCGAACGATGTATGAAAGACGGCCTAGCCGGTATCATGCTTAAAAAACATCTAGCTCCGAGCACAATAGGAGCTTACCACGCTAACAAGCTTTATGACATAGAGGTATACGGAGGCATTGTCCTTAACAGAGCTGTTGGAGGGATTAACCCCGTAGCCACTGAAACAGCTGTAAAAATGGGGGGCAAACAGATATGGATGCCTACCATGGATTCAGCAGCCCATTCAAAAAGATATGGCAGCCCAGGACAACATGGGGCTCATGGTTCTGTATTAGAAACATCATATGAGCCCATTTCTATCTTAGATTCAGAAGGAAACCTTATACAGCAAGCCGAGGAAGTAATGGCCATTGCTAAAAATCATGATGCCATAGTTGGAACTGCACACATATCCAGAGAGGAAGTCCTTGCCCTTGGCGATCTCGCAAAGAGAATGGAGTTCAAAAAGCTACTGATAACCCATCCAGATTTTGAACCTCCTAACTTAAATGACGAAGACATTGAGAGGCTGATTTCTCAAGGTGCTGTGATAGAGATCTGTGCAGGCAACTTGTACCCCATCCCCGGAATGGGTTCTTTTGAAAACCACATTGAAATGATCAAAAAGCACGGTCCGGAAAATTTCATAATCTCAAGCGATGGTGGACAGTGGCGAAAACCCTGGCCATCCGAAATTCTTCGTATCTATGGACAGTGTCTTTCAGATAAAGGAATACCCAAGAGAGATATAGAAATAATGTGGCGAGATAACTGCCAGAGGCTGTTATCTGTCTAA
- a CDS encoding tripartite tricarboxylate transporter permease, protein MDYVSMLEGIKTVLEPRIIQFLVAGLLFGFIIGAIPGFNDTNVLALVLPFTVYLGPMQAVMFMMAVFCGSQAGGSVPAILMNIPGTPSNAPTCIEGFAMTKKGMAGEALGASLAASTIGGLISAVVCFVIAPIIGVYALSFGPAEMFMVAVFGLTAVGSLTGKSVSKGLLSSAFGLLLATVGTEIQVGYTRSSFGLFELYEGFPLIPVLLGLFGFSELITMVNEKSIIQEGKTSFKGYSSLFEGMKKAVSMKLNLIRSSVIGIIIGLIPGTGAAIATWISYGQSKQWSKTPEKFGTGDYEGLAASDACNNGVTGGALIPTLTLGIPGSGTTLIIMAALMINGIQPGPSLFVEFKTEAYAIFASIVLVNIVMFFAGLVIFRFLPHLSSIPTVILVPIISLFCLVGGFAYRELLFDMTLVVIFGLFGALLKKYGYSIPAMLLALILGPLAEKNLFWVLQLGGLKLFMRPISFVILIMTLLTLFLPIYLSKMKKTGTS, encoded by the coding sequence ATGGATTACGTATCAATGCTTGAAGGCATAAAGACTGTTCTTGAGCCAAGAATAATCCAGTTTCTAGTAGCTGGCCTCCTGTTTGGATTTATCATTGGCGCAATACCGGGATTCAATGACACCAACGTCCTGGCACTTGTGCTCCCATTCACAGTATATCTAGGCCCCATGCAGGCTGTAATGTTTATGATGGCTGTATTCTGCGGTTCACAGGCAGGAGGATCCGTTCCAGCCATACTGATGAACATACCTGGAACACCCTCGAATGCACCGACATGCATTGAAGGGTTTGCCATGACAAAAAAAGGTATGGCTGGCGAAGCATTGGGTGCATCCCTTGCAGCATCCACAATCGGCGGCCTTATAAGCGCCGTGGTCTGTTTCGTAATAGCCCCTATCATAGGAGTATACGCCTTATCATTTGGCCCTGCTGAAATGTTTATGGTGGCTGTTTTTGGTCTCACAGCAGTAGGCTCATTAACAGGTAAAAGCGTTTCGAAAGGTCTGCTTTCGTCTGCATTCGGGCTATTGCTCGCAACAGTTGGAACCGAAATCCAAGTCGGCTATACACGTTCAAGCTTCGGGCTATTTGAACTTTACGAAGGTTTCCCTTTGATACCTGTTCTGCTTGGTCTGTTCGGTTTCTCAGAACTGATCACGATGGTAAACGAAAAATCTATCATACAAGAGGGCAAAACATCATTCAAAGGTTACAGCTCTTTGTTTGAAGGTATGAAGAAAGCGGTTTCCATGAAGCTCAATCTTATCAGATCTTCTGTTATCGGGATTATTATAGGTTTAATCCCAGGTACCGGTGCAGCCATTGCGACATGGATAAGCTATGGGCAATCCAAGCAGTGGTCAAAAACACCTGAAAAGTTTGGAACAGGTGACTACGAGGGGCTCGCAGCAAGTGATGCCTGTAATAACGGGGTAACAGGAGGGGCTCTGATACCGACGCTAACCCTAGGCATACCCGGCTCAGGGACAACCCTGATTATAATGGCAGCACTGATGATCAATGGAATTCAGCCTGGCCCTAGCCTCTTTGTAGAGTTCAAAACAGAGGCATATGCGATATTTGCATCAATTGTACTTGTCAATATAGTTATGTTTTTCGCAGGGCTAGTAATTTTTAGATTTCTCCCCCATCTCTCATCAATACCAACAGTTATACTAGTACCAATAATTTCACTCTTCTGCCTTGTTGGCGGTTTTGCATATCGGGAGCTTCTATTTGATATGACGCTTGTGGTTATCTTCGGGCTTTTTGGTGCACTGCTTAAAAAATACGGCTACTCAATACCAGCAATGCTTCTGGCACTAATACTTGGACCGCTGGCTGAGAAAAACCTATTCTGGGTTCTCCAGCTTGGAGGATTAAAGCTTTTTATGCGCCCAATCAGCTTTGTGATTCTGATAATGACACTTCTGACTCTATTTCTTCCAATTTACCTATCAAAAATGAAAAAAACAGGAACTTCATAG
- a CDS encoding tripartite tricarboxylate transporter TctB family protein, whose amino-acid sequence MSEKAEKKSTNSRGELFVPALMAGFLGVYLFQTADAPRVAMVWPYIIIGFTSLLLMIVLFNNREKLLPSAGSKESRKHYKKPAILIALTIVYLTALPFAGFTLSSFIYLVSVLFFLGVHSVFQLILVPGIICAFLYLSLIKAMQISLPSIELFGISF is encoded by the coding sequence ATGAGCGAAAAGGCAGAAAAGAAATCAACTAACAGCCGGGGCGAATTATTCGTCCCGGCCCTTATGGCAGGTTTTTTAGGCGTATACCTATTCCAGACAGCAGATGCTCCTCGTGTCGCTATGGTTTGGCCATACATTATTATCGGTTTTACATCACTGCTGCTTATGATTGTTCTGTTCAACAACAGAGAAAAACTCCTGCCGTCTGCTGGAAGCAAAGAGTCGAGAAAGCATTACAAAAAACCGGCTATCCTTATAGCTCTGACTATTGTCTATCTAACAGCACTTCCATTTGCTGGTTTTACACTTTCAAGCTTTATCTACTTAGTATCTGTACTATTCTTTCTAGGCGTTCATTCAGTATTTCAGCTTATCCTTGTACCTGGAATAATATGTGCATTTCTATATCTGAGCCTGATAAAGGCGATGCAGATAAGCTTGCCCAGCATTGAACTATTTGGAATTTCTTTCTAG
- a CDS encoding GntR family transcriptional regulator produces MIKDSIKEKIASGMWEFRKPIPSEAELCRIFDVSPGTVKRALQELVNEGYLYRRQGIGSFVARPNFENSLYRFFRYDVGKDKSRPVPRSKVLISEVIEAPEDVCKHLMIEKGSLVVHIRRVRLFDEIPLVYEDLYLPHELFEGMEKKDISEKLLYPIYEQEFKVLVVSADEYLNAATANEEQAQYLGIGECSPLIEITRIARTFGEEPVEYRRSFGRGDRFRYHVRIR; encoded by the coding sequence ATGATTAAGGACTCGATCAAAGAGAAGATCGCCTCGGGCATGTGGGAATTCAGAAAGCCCATTCCATCGGAGGCTGAATTATGCAGAATTTTCGATGTATCACCCGGAACAGTAAAAAGAGCACTCCAGGAACTGGTAAATGAAGGATACCTGTACAGAAGACAGGGGATAGGGAGTTTTGTAGCAAGACCGAATTTTGAAAACAGCCTATACAGGTTCTTCCGTTATGATGTGGGCAAGGACAAATCCAGGCCAGTTCCAAGGTCAAAGGTTCTGATATCTGAGGTTATTGAAGCACCCGAAGATGTCTGTAAACACCTCATGATTGAAAAAGGTTCCTTGGTTGTCCACATAAGAAGGGTACGTCTTTTTGATGAAATACCTTTAGTTTACGAAGATCTTTATCTGCCTCACGAGCTGTTTGAGGGCATGGAGAAGAAAGATATCTCTGAAAAACTTCTCTATCCTATCTACGAGCAGGAATTCAAGGTTCTTGTGGTTAGTGCAGACGAGTATCTCAATGCGGCAACAGCCAACGAGGAGCAAGCACAATATCTTGGCATAGGGGAATGTTCCCCCCTTATCGAAATAACGAGAATAGCAAGAACATTCGGAGAAGAACCAGTGGAGTATAGAAGAAGCTTCGGCCGTGGGGATCGTTTCCGATATCATGTACGCATAAGGTAG